The sequence below is a genomic window from Cicer arietinum cultivar CDC Frontier isolate Library 1 chromosome 6, Cicar.CDCFrontier_v2.0, whole genome shotgun sequence.
TTGTACgccttttaataaataaatcttcGTCGATTTCCTAGGCTGCTGACCACTTGAATGATAAGCGAAGCTTCGGCTGTTTGATTGATCCCACGCTCGAGTCCTTCAAAGACATTGAACTTGATGTCATATGTGAGGTGATCAAAGATTGTCTTCAACCTGATCAAAGGTTAAGGCCAACAATGAAGGAAGTAGCTTCGAAATTGAGGGATGTGCTTTCTATATCACCTGAGCAAGCAGTCCCTAGACTTTCTCCACTCTGGTGGGCTGAACTAGAGATCTTGTCGGTGGAGGCCACTTAAAAGCATTTATGAATTGACAGCAATTTCACACAATCACAGTGTGCCACtgtaattttgtcaaaaactatattttgaaGTTTCAACAAATTCACTGTACCCTCGTGATTCCAAACATGCACTGAGTTACTGAATTGCTTGTTTGTGTTTATAAGCCAAGCCTCTCTCCCTAACCTGTACCAAGCTGACAGAGTGTAGCTTTGTGATAATGCTATATGATATTTGCAACtcaaattctttttttcttttgattccATTTGTTCTTTTGTAAGTCCATGTGATTAATAACATAGCTATTCTTGTGTCCCAATGGAAGTGTGttaagttattttgcaagtgggGTGTTGTAAATTGTATTTGTTGATGAAGCTTGGAATGTAAAAAATCTTGACATAATATATATTGTATTGCTGTCTCTGGCTCAGTAAAGCATGCAACTTCTTCTATACAGCTCtagtcaatattttttaagcAAAATTGCAATGATGAGTTAATCTTAAAATCTTTCATTAACTGgacttttcattttaataaggGAAACTCAAAGTAGAAAGTGATATATTTATACTTTcatctctaaatttttttgttcatctctaaaaaaatttgttcaattttagttatTTCTATATAATACAAAAATAGTAAGTTTTCAGTCCTTGCCAAAagttaaaaacacatttttttgttaaatataaataaactttttatacGTTACAACTAATGCAAGCAGAAAGTCCTttgatgttttaattaattttcgttAGTAAACACAATATTATTGTCCTCTACTTGCATAATTATTAAACTCTTTCCTAATTTAGTGAAACCAATTACAAATGAAAAACTCCAGTCCCCACCCCTATATCCTGTACAATTTTACCATTTTCAGCCTTCCACTTCCgggttattttttaatatacaaaaattaacATATGTATCAGAAAAGGAAACATAAGAAACTAAAAAAGTTAACAGCAAAATGGGTCCTCCTAAATAGTTTGTTCCATTAACCATATGGCCCCTacaattgaattatttgaaagcAACACTTTTCTAGACTACATAAAGGAACAAGCATGTCAATTAGTGAATAATAAGTTATACTAGTACTAGTAGTAGAAGACAACTACTTACCCTACTCCAACCCAAGCTTGCATTGAATCAATCATCTTAAAGTGTCAAATGCTCCAAAGTTGAGAGATTTTGTATATCTATGTTGCACTATTTTCTAACAAGTCAATTGGAactcaaaaatatctttttttagtCCGATTAAAAAGAGATAGAGCTTCAGAAATCAATAATTTAGTTGTTAAAAAGTAAGTAAAGTCTgattaattattagttaaacTAGAGTTCGAACTCAAATTCTCCTAAATGATTTATCATTCGTTGAAGTTTATTAACTAAACCACTTGATTAACTCAAAAATATCTTCATGAGATAATAACAAAGTTCagtttatttaaattgaaaccgtaaatgtttgttaattataacttaatcAAATTATACTTGGTGTTTACGTGAGCTAGTTAGTTTAGTCAATATAGGTACCACTTGTAAGTCTGTAGGGCCACGCTTCAACCTAACTAACGGTGTACAGTTCTTCAATGAGCAATATGGGTCCAACAATAAGGATCCCACTTGTAAGTGTGTAGGGCCAGCATGATAGCTTATTTTGGATGGGTAATATATGGTCACAAACAATGAAAATGCAATCAATCTATTTTATGTATCGTGGTTTTTCTCTCACTCTTAATGTTCTCAAAAGTTTCTAGATACATATTCGAATTGGCTAATCcgaatatttattttacaccTATAGATTGACTAATTCgagttatatatttttcttgcaaCTAGAAATCACATGATTGAGTATCCTCAACCAATCAATCTACTTTATGATTGAAACATACCCGCGTGAACTAGTATAGCCCTTTAAAGAAAGACTTTTGTTTCCCTTTGCTTCACAAACTAGTGGTAGAAAATCATCTGAATTTTGAACCTGatttggttatatatatataatatagacAACTGTTAACAAGTTGTTGTTGTGGCATGTTTGATTAATACTAGGAAAGTTTATTTCCTTTAGACCAATCTAAACGGTCATGAAATGGTAGGCTTATCTTGGAATGGCTTCACCATATTTCTAATTCCAAATTATGATGATAAATACATCATATACATGGAGGTGATAGTAACATGAAACATTTGGAATCCAAAGCCATTCCAATACCTCACATACAAACAAATTGCATTCTGATGTTCTTATTACTTGCattaaagaatcaaaataaataaaatatagtacaCAACAAGTAATGTGCCAAAACAGAAAATGTATATTCCATTgactaaatttaaattgaattggCCTTCTTCTTACACCATTAGGATATTTAGGACACACAAGTACAATCACATCTACAAAAGCAGAACAATCGagtagtaaaaaaaacaaagaaaaagtaCCATACATACATAGCCTATaacaaacaacaaagaaaaaaaaaacaagaaattaaGACATACCCATTTATCTTATTATATGTAATTGTTGAGGTAATCTCAGTCTAAAGATTCAATACTATCTGAATGTTTATCAAGGGCAGAGTCAGAAAATGCACGTTGTTGCAAAGCTTCAGCTGCTGTAGTTTGACATGAAGAACCACCAGATTCCTCCACAATTAAACTATGCAAAGCAGGTTTCAATTCAGAGTTTAAAAATCTATCATACTCAACCTTATCTCCTCCTTTTTTCTTCACTTCCACAACCACCAAAGAAGGTGTCAACTCAAATACCTCAGCAGCAATAGTCAATGGCCCTTTTACCCCTTCTCTAGAACCCTCCAAGCTAACCTTGCAATCTTTCTTCCTCACATTGAACCTAACCAATTGGGCAACCTCCTCCAATTTTGACATAATCTTTGACACCGATGCACCCGACACAAACCTCGCCTCGTCGCCCTTTTCCTCAAACAACCCAGAAAGATCAAAACCTTGCGAAAACGATATAATGTCAAAAGCATTCAAACTTGCAGGCCTAGGCAACGAACCACGATTCCTCCTTCTATTCACAACCTCAAAATCCTCCGATTCTGATTCTGATACCGATGCTAATAATGTTTCTTCATCGCCAACATTTACACGACTATTATCATCAATATTAACTATCTtatcatcatcaaaatcaaGAGAATCGTCAAAGTTACAAACAACATCATCCTCAACATAAAACTTTATATGCTTAAAACCTATCTTAAACCAACTATTCTCCATAATCTCTGGAATAGAAATCCTTGTTTTCGGTTTGATATCAAGAAGCCTAGTTAAAAGGGTAGTTAATTCAGGTGAAAACCATCTTGGACACCTAAATTCACCTTTATAAATCTTCTTATACATAGCCATAACATTACCATCATGAAAAGGTAAATAACCAGCCATAAGAACAAACAAAACAACCCCACAAGACCAAATATCAACCTTAGCACCATCATAACCTTTTCTACCCAAAACCTCAGGAGCAACATAAGCAGGTGTACCACAAAAAGTGTGAAACAACCCATCTTGCCTAATTTGATCAGACACAGCACTAAGTCCAAAATCTGAAACTTTAAGGTTACCATTTTCATCAAGCAACAAATTTTCAGGTTTTAGATCTCTATGAAAAACACCTCTAGCATGACAAAAATCAACGGCACAGATTAATTGCTGAAAATACTTCCTTGCAACTTGTTCTTTCAACCTACCTTTAGCAACCTTGTTGAAAAGCTCGCCACCTCGCACATACTCCATGACAAAGTAGATCTTTGTCTTCGTAGCCATAACTTCGAAGAGTTGAACGATGTTGGGGTGGCGAACACGGCGGAGAATGGAGATTTCTCGTTTGATATGTGAAACTAAACCGACCTTTAGgattttttctttgtttatgattttgatTGCAACAGATTCATCTGTTTTGATGTTTTTGGCGAGGTGGACTTTAGCGAAGGTTCCATGGCCGAGGAGTTTTCCTAACTCGAAACGACCCAATAGAAGATTTGGGTTATCTTTTTTATTGAATGAGTTGTTCTTCTTTGGAGCAGAAACCACAGCCAGGTttggggtttttttttttttttttttttctttttagtttctAGTGATGGACATGAACCTCCATTCGAGCTTTCTAGCTATTGACTATGCTAGTATTTATTAGGTGTATAAAAGTGTttctttgatatttttattgatttttaaatattattttgttttgctAATATAGTACAGTACTGTATAAATTATTcataacattgaaaaaaaaatcaaatttttttgacggattgaataaaaaagtattataaCAGAAATCATTGTCATTCATTATggtatttgaaaattgattgatgtcttgactatttatttataattcatttttacaATATCTTTTGTATCacttttataagtaaaaaattcGTTTTAAATCTTTGATAATTACTATAATTAAAAGTTAGTATATTTAATGTTAGTGTTtctaatatatatctattttaataaaagtatttaataCTAGTAGttgagttttttatatttaaattaatagtttaatacatttaaattaagttttacataaaatataaaaaattagttggatttcattaattttgttaacaactataaaagtaattatttttatttataatactaATCAGATGGAGTATTTGTgggttgttttgattttttttagtcttttaatttttaggaaataaattttaataattttggttCAATTACAAAATAGGGGTTTGACCAATAATCActttaattaagatttaaattttatttcttttaaataatttatttttaattaaaatttatgaatcagttaaattcaatcatttgattaattatttaaattttgtatattttataattaatattttaagtattcTTTTGAGTAGGAATAAGTATTTGTCAAGAATAGATGTAGTTATTCACAATAAGAAAATATCCTTtgtagtatatattttttgtgtatagataaaataatataattataactaaaaacttacaaataattatctcaaGTTCAATCTATGAACataatatttaacttaataatatcgacatttgtcgattgaacttatattttaagattaatttctaatatttttatagaagAGAAATTTTACAACttctacaaaatatattttttataataaaaaattcaaaagtttaAACTTTACAAACTAACATAATAAGTATGTCTTAGTCATTTAGTTATGCagtaattaaaattgattttgaattaattgattttataaaattgattttaatcaaAAGTAAATTAAATGTATGTGATTTCTATTTGGATATCTTTAAACAAAAGTGAATTGTTCATTAATTTTTAGTGTAAAAATCACATTTGAACTTATAAACTACAAATTATAACTTCaaactaaaatcaattatagagacataattaattttattcaataacacctaaatatataagaattaattttacaccttcaaaattaattttggttaCTTCAAAAGTGCAACCAAACATATATTATGTTTGTGGAGGAGGACATAGTTTGATTACTGCAAAATGAGCGAAAAATTTGAAGTTGCGTCTTAAGCATTTAATAGAAATTaattggtttaaatatatttttgatttttgtgaatataacagtttttatttttagttatgtaaaattatttgtttgaatttcaTCTTTGCAATAtctaaaaactttatttttgtcattaccCTCAAATAGACGTTACAAAAACGTGAGCCGACAAATAGAAGAAAACGTGGACCAATCGTAATACTCcagtaaaaatattaaaataaatattagaataacttgtatacttatttttatttattatttaaatattatttcggttaaatttatttaaaataattatttaaatttgtattcctattaaaatatatatacttatttttaatgtcaattAATGTGTCTGTAACGTCATTTGAcgttaaagactaaaaataattttttttaatattatataaatgaataaatttttttataaaaattaaaactaaaaataattatatttacgaagataaaaaaatatatttaaaaagtccTGTAGGATGTCAAATGcctttatcacaataattttcaCACCGTGTGGACAACATCGTCGACATGACCATCACATCACGGTAAGTATAAAAATTTTGTAAATGAGTGATACTTGAGTTGTTTTAAGTCGAATAGAGATTTATAATAAGGGAAGTGATGAAGTAAGTTcgatttgatttattttgtttaaagttATATACAACTAGGTTCAAATCTTAGTATCTTGAGTTTGATTTATGTTCATAAATATATTGGTATGTTTGGTATATCATatatgaaaaattgtattggATAAAATAGTGGATGTTGAACACtgtataaattattaaagaaattatatattaaatattttaaaattttaagtaaatatatGTTAGTGtggaaatttaaaattgttgaaGTCCTAAGTGAACAATATATGTTTGgacacttttattttttgaaaccaCTTTTGAGAATaggattcaaaatttgaaaaattcagAATTTCAGttattaaaattcataaatatacGTGTtctagatttttatttatttattttgaaacaaagtTAAGTTAAGTTGCATTCCAAAAAGTTCGTTTAAAATTAAGATTTCGATatacaacaaaatatttcaacaaCTAGTTTTAGAAACATATGGGTAACATGccttttaaaatatactttttgaaaaactaaaatatgaaattaaaaagacacataaacttatttgatgcagaGAAGATGATCTGGTCACAATAAAGACGAGGAAGAAATGTTTTTTGAGAACAAACACGCAATGTTCAAATGGAGAATGAGGAGGAAGGGGTGTGTGATTATAGTAAAGCCTTCATTTTAGTTGCCATTTGTTCTTGGCCCTTGTTAAGCAGAAATGGGGTGCGAGTAGTAAACCTTAAGAAAACACTATGTTTTTTTCACTTCTTTCAAGTTAATGAATTTGAAACGAAATTTCACTATACATCATATGAGCATCACATGAAGTTATCGTGGAATACAAACTTGGATGATACAATCCGAATTCAGAACTATGTACCTTTCATCTCTAGCTATCTTTGGTAAAATTCAACTATCAATATATCATCTATCAACTATTAATATAAGAAAGTAAAATCCTATCAAAAAATCAATATTGtcttctttatttttaactattgcAAAAATATGAAGGATAAAtcaattatcaatataagaaagtaaaacactatcaaaaaACCatatcttcttcatttttaaatgagaaattatcatttttaaaagaaataaaatttattattgataaatatttaaaaaacacaagttaaatatttataattattgcataaaaaaagtttgacaaatatatttcagtgaaataagtataaaaaatcatgtgacaaatatttgtcactgataaataaataaaatataaaacaaatattaaataacatgtaataaatatttataattgatgtaaAAAAAACATGAGACACATATTTGTtggtgataaatataaaaaatcatggaacaaatatttattatttatacataaaaaaaaaacgagataaatttttcattttttattattaaaaaagccatggaaaaaatatttataaatgatgtataaaaaaattatgagataaATACTTTCTattgattctttaaaaaatacaagacaaatatttgacactaataaatattaaaaaacaacatgataaatatttttctttgaaacatacaaaaatacaagaaaaatatttgtcgttgataaatataaaaaatctaagataattatttgtcattgatacataaaataagatttttattttatttaaaaccgAACGCGACATTTATAGAATATCAACAATGCGCCCCTCGTGCGATGTGCGATGACACAAGTTTTTTTTGCTAGTTAATAGATAGATTAGTGATAGTGGATAAGTTCTTTAATATTAATGTTACATAATTCCATCCCTATATATAAGAATTGATTAAATtatgagaattaaaaaaaaagttagttgtgatattaaaattatggataatttaaattatttcacaAGTTTATCATTTATGAGAGAGaatcaatttgtgtttttattataatatctattacatattgaatatatatatatataacataattaagAGTATATTAGAAAATGACAAAGGTAGTAGTAGGTAAATTgatatattgaatttaaaatgtTTAGTAAAATTGTGGTTGAACTAACTACTAAGGTTGACAAAAAGACTAactaataaagataaaataatataaaaaaaaatatttttagttaatattctattttttcatttaagaTAATTATAGTAAAACTAAAATATGAGACATtctaaactaaaaatttaaatgctacTTAAAATATTATCTCAAAATCTGCtataaacttatttaaaaaaaaaactgttataAACTCAAAAACTTTTACCAAACAACTTTATTTTCACGAGAACTTATATGCTCAATCTCTTTTTTATATGCTCAATCTATGTGCCTCGCATAGTTGCCCACTAACTACATTTGTGGTACCTATTAAATTAGTGGGCCACATTATGAATTAGAcataactaattaaaattaattaacaagtAATTAAACCGTCCAAATGATAATAATGCAAATTATATAATCTTCGTATGCTATTTGAATTTGAAGGGATTTTGTCAATCAAACCTTACAACTCAAACCCAAATTCGTCTAAATCTAGTGCTGTTTCTATTATTTGTGTACTTTTGTAAGTTAAGGGGGAACAAAAATAATCAACAGAGTAAATCCAAAACTTTATCTTTGATGAAGAATCCTTCATTTAGTTTAGATTAAGAAGACGAAAAAAACTTGCAAGACAAAACATCTGAAATGAGCGGTTAATATCTTATACTATATGCAAAAGTGTTGAGATTCACACGACTTATTTTTGTTGACACAGAGATTAGAAAGTCTCATTAAAGTAAAACATTAATAGACTATAAAGCTAGCTACCCATTCTTGTGATTTTGTTGTTTCTATTTTATAGATCAAGATCAGTTCTCTTACAACTTACAAGGTTGTACATCTCTAACATATATTTAAGATTCATTGAAATTCAACTGCCTTAAAAACAGTTATTCTTAATTATGTTCTGATCGAATTAATTATACTTactgaaatatatatatatatatgtcattGAGATGTTCTGTAATAACTTTTTGTCCAAATAGCAGAGTCATGATACTTTACTACATGCTCTTCCAAAATGCCAAATCTGCCTTTGGCTCTGCATGCAAAGAAAAACATAACTCAAAAAAGTGACTTAATGACAATAGACAAATTAATTAATGGTCCATTTACTTAAAATAAGCCTTTGGACCGTATTTGTTCTTTTCAAGatccaaatataaatatacaacaCTCAATCTAATTAAGTTTGTTTGAATTAACTAAAACACAGGACAAGAGAAATTGATTGACTACaatgaaaaaatgacaaatttatGAAACTAGTAGATTAAGAGGGAAGAAATGCTAGTAGAGGCCAAGTTAAGAAAGAGAAATCAGAGGGATAAGTGAGATCTTTATCTCAAGGAATATTTTCTATTAGGGAATTTCTTTCTCTTGCTCCTCCTTGCTTCATTGATTTTAGGATTAATTGCTACTTGTCTTGTGTTATTTTGGATTATAACAACTGCATAgacttataattattataagtaaTTAACATTTCTCAACACAACACAGTAATCACGAATTGAACCTTCAACCATATAGTTAAAGAACTCATGAATCTATTACATATGTCACACCATCTATTGGTACATTAAACTAGTCTTTTAGtctcaaaattattaatttattagtggTCTTAAAGCATTTAATCAGTTTAATCTACAATTAGCTTAATgattatatatacataattgAGTTTAGTATCT
It includes:
- the LOC101511686 gene encoding CBL-interacting serine/threonine-protein kinase 12-like: MATKTKIYFVMEYVRGGELFNKVAKGRLKEQVARKYFQQLICAVDFCHARGVFHRDLKPENLLLDENGNLKVSDFGLSAVSDQIRQDGLFHTFCGTPAYVAPEVLGRKGYDGAKVDIWSCGVVLFVLMAGYLPFHDGNVMAMYKKIYKGEFRCPRWFSPELTTLLTRLLDIKPKTRISIPEIMENSWFKIGFKHIKFYVEDDVVCNFDDSLDFDDDKIVNIDDNSRVNVGDEETLLASVSESESEDFEVVNRRRNRGSLPRPASLNAFDIISFSQGFDLSGLFEEKGDEARFVSGASVSKIMSKLEEVAQLVRFNVRKKDCKVSLEGSREGVKGPLTIAAEVFELTPSLVVVEVKKKGGDKVEYDRFLNSELKPALHSLIVEESGGSSCQTTAAEALQQRAFSDSALDKHSDSIESLD